The following are encoded in a window of Pseudomonas graminis genomic DNA:
- a CDS encoding chemotaxis protein CheA has translation MSFGADEEILQDFLVEAGEILELLSEQLVELESRPDDADLLNAIFRGFHTVKGGAGFLQLNELVECCHIAENVFDILRKGERRVDSELMDVVLEALDTVNSMFGQVRERSAVTPATPELLAALARLAEPASAEEIAAAPVVEEPVAEAPSEDITDFEFEQLLDSLNAVKAQAAGAPAPAAPAPAAPVAAAPAAPAAAPAGNAASDEITDAEFESLLDQLHGKGQFAVDAVQPPAAVAPSAAPASDEITDDEFESLLDQLHGKGSFSPDAVGAAAPAAPAAAAPATPVAPAAASKAAASDEITDNEFEDLLDQLHGKGKFEPAVAAAAPAAAPATKPDPAAKAEPAKPTPAAAAPAKAAPAAAPAPARAAAPAPSEKPPSEAETTVRVDTARLDEIMNMVGELVLVRNRLVRLGANSADEAMSKAVSNLDVVTADLQTAVMKTRMQPIKKVFGRFPRLVRDLARQLKKEISLELVGEETDLDKNLVEALADPLVHLVRNAVDHGIESPEEREASGKPRNGRVILSAEQEGDHILLSISDDGKGMDPAVLRAIAVKRGVMDKDAADRLSDTDCYNLIFAPGFSTKTEISDVSGRGVGMDVVKTKIAQLNGSINIHSTKGLGSKIIIKVPLTLAIMPTLMVMLGNQAFAFPLVNVNEIFHLDLSTTNVVDGQEVVIVRDKALPLFYLKRWLVSSAAHEEQREGHVVILSVGTQRIGFVVDQLVGQEEVVIKPLGKMLQGTPGMSGATITGDGRIALILDVPSMLKRYAARRIG, from the coding sequence ATGAGCTTCGGCGCCGATGAAGAAATCCTTCAGGATTTTCTGGTAGAGGCCGGCGAGATTCTCGAGCTGTTGTCAGAGCAGTTGGTCGAGCTGGAAAGCCGGCCAGATGATGCGGACCTGCTCAATGCAATTTTTCGCGGTTTTCACACTGTAAAAGGGGGCGCCGGCTTCCTCCAGCTCAACGAGCTGGTTGAATGCTGTCACATCGCCGAGAACGTGTTCGACATCCTGCGCAAGGGTGAACGTCGCGTTGACTCGGAGCTCATGGACGTGGTGCTCGAAGCACTCGACACCGTCAACAGCATGTTCGGTCAGGTGCGCGAGCGTTCCGCCGTCACCCCGGCCACACCTGAACTGCTGGCCGCGCTGGCACGCCTGGCGGAGCCGGCCTCAGCCGAAGAAATCGCTGCAGCACCGGTGGTTGAAGAACCGGTCGCTGAAGCGCCGTCCGAAGACATCACCGATTTCGAGTTCGAACAGCTTCTGGATTCGCTGAATGCCGTCAAGGCTCAGGCGGCAGGGGCGCCTGCGCCGGCTGCACCTGCACCAGCGGCTCCCGTTGCAGCAGCACCTGCGGCACCGGCTGCCGCGCCAGCCGGTAATGCGGCCAGCGATGAAATCACCGACGCCGAATTCGAATCGCTCCTCGATCAGCTGCATGGCAAAGGCCAGTTCGCCGTCGATGCCGTGCAACCGCCGGCCGCTGTAGCGCCGTCTGCCGCACCGGCCAGTGACGAAATCACTGACGATGAATTCGAGTCGCTGCTGGATCAGTTGCACGGCAAGGGTTCGTTCTCGCCGGATGCCGTGGGTGCAGCTGCTCCCGCTGCGCCTGCTGCCGCTGCACCTGCAACACCGGTTGCGCCAGCTGCAGCGTCGAAAGCCGCAGCATCGGACGAAATCACCGACAACGAATTCGAAGACCTGCTGGATCAGTTGCACGGCAAAGGCAAGTTTGAACCTGCCGTCGCTGCCGCAGCACCCGCTGCTGCACCGGCCACCAAGCCAGACCCCGCTGCCAAAGCTGAACCGGCGAAACCGACGCCTGCTGCCGCCGCTCCGGCGAAAGCGGCTCCTGCCGCTGCGCCTGCCCCGGCTCGCGCTGCCGCTCCCGCGCCCAGCGAAAAACCGCCGTCTGAAGCGGAAACCACCGTGCGCGTCGACACCGCGCGGCTGGACGAAATCATGAACATGGTCGGCGAACTGGTGCTGGTGCGTAACCGCCTCGTGCGTCTGGGCGCCAATAGCGCTGACGAAGCCATGTCCAAGGCCGTGTCCAACCTGGACGTGGTCACCGCTGACTTGCAGACCGCGGTCATGAAGACCCGCATGCAGCCGATCAAGAAAGTGTTCGGCCGCTTCCCGCGACTGGTCCGCGATCTGGCACGTCAGTTGAAGAAAGAAATCAGCCTTGAACTGGTGGGTGAAGAAACCGACCTGGACAAGAACCTCGTCGAGGCTCTGGCCGACCCGTTGGTCCACTTGGTGCGCAACGCTGTCGATCACGGTATCGAGTCGCCGGAAGAGCGGGAAGCATCGGGCAAGCCCCGTAACGGTCGTGTGATTCTGTCGGCCGAACAGGAAGGCGATCACATCCTGTTGTCGATTTCCGATGACGGCAAAGGCATGGACCCTGCGGTCCTGCGTGCCATCGCCGTGAAGCGCGGCGTGATGGACAAGGACGCCGCGGATCGCCTCAGCGACACCGATTGCTACAACCTGATCTTCGCGCCGGGCTTCTCGACCAAAACTGAAATTTCCGATGTGTCCGGGCGTGGCGTGGGCATGGACGTGGTGAAAACCAAGATTGCCCAGCTCAACGGTTCGATCAACATCCATTCGACCAAGGGCCTGGGCTCAAAGATCATCATCAAGGTGCCGCTGACCCTGGCGATCATGCCGACGCTGATGGTCATGCTCGGCAATCAGGCTTTTGCCTTCCCGCTGGTCAACGTCAACGAGATCTTCCATCTGGACCTGTCGACCACCAACGTCGTCGATGGTCAGGAAGTGGTGATCGTCCGCGACAAGGCCCTGCCGCTGTTTTACCTCAAGCGCTGGCTGGTCAGTTCGGCGGCCCACGAGGAGCAACGTGAAGGCCACGTGGTGATCTTGTCGGTCGGCACCCAACGCATCGGCTTTGTGGTCGATCAGTTGGTCGGCCAGGAAGAAGTGGTGATCAAGCCGCTGGGCAAAATGCTGCAAGGCACGCCGGGCATGTCGGGCGCTACCATCACCGGTGACGGCCGCATCGCCCTGATTCTCGATGTGCCAAGCATGCTCAAGCGCTACGCGGCACGCCGGATCGGTTAA
- a CDS encoding chemotaxis response regulator CheY, which produces MKILIVDDFSTMRRIIKNLLRDLGFTNTAEADDGLTALPMLQSGAFDFLVTDWNMPGMSGIDLLRQVRADERLRSLPVLMVTAEAKREQIIEAAQAGVNGYVVKPFTAQVLKEKIEKIFERVNS; this is translated from the coding sequence ATGAAAATCCTCATCGTTGATGACTTCTCAACGATGCGGCGGATCATAAAAAACCTGTTGCGTGACCTTGGGTTCACCAACACGGCCGAAGCAGATGACGGACTCACCGCATTGCCGATGCTGCAAAGCGGCGCCTTTGACTTCCTCGTCACTGACTGGAACATGCCGGGCATGTCCGGCATCGACCTGTTGCGGCAGGTGCGTGCCGACGAGCGTCTGCGCAGCCTGCCGGTGCTGATGGTCACTGCCGAAGCCAAGCGCGAGCAGATCATCGAAGCTGCTCAGGCCGGTGTGAACGGCTACGTGGTGAAGCCGTTCACCGCGCAAGTGCTCAAAGAGAAAATCGAAAAGATATTCGAGCGCGTCAATAGCTGA
- a CDS encoding protein-glutamate methylesterase/protein-glutamine glutaminase: protein MAVKVLVVDDSGFFRRRVSEILSSDPTIQVVGTATNGKEAIEQALALKPDVITMDYEMPMMDGITAVRHIMQRCPTPVLMFSSLTHEGARVTLDALDAGAVDFLPKNFEDISRNPEKVKQMLCEKVHSISRSNRRFSGYGSAPSATSAPAPSAAPAAPRSTSAETRPSRPAPAPAPARAAAPTSHHPAPTSGAPKRKAYKLVAIGTSTGGPVALQRVLTQLPANFPAPIVLIQHMPAAFTKAFAERLDKLCRISVKEAEDGDILRPGLALLAPGGKQMMVDGRGAVKILPGDERLNYKPCVDITFGSAAKSYSDKVLAVVLTGMGADGREGARLLKQSGSQIWAQDEASCVIYGMPMAIVKAELADAVYSLDDIGRHLVEACS from the coding sequence ATGGCAGTCAAGGTTCTCGTCGTGGACGATTCGGGTTTTTTCCGACGTCGTGTCTCGGAAATTCTCTCTTCGGATCCCACGATCCAGGTGGTCGGTACTGCCACCAATGGCAAGGAAGCCATTGAACAAGCCCTGGCCCTCAAGCCCGACGTGATCACCATGGACTACGAAATGCCGATGATGGATGGCATTACCGCGGTCCGTCACATCATGCAGCGCTGCCCGACCCCGGTATTGATGTTTTCCTCCCTGACCCACGAAGGCGCCCGAGTGACCCTCGATGCGCTGGACGCTGGCGCGGTGGATTTCCTGCCGAAAAACTTCGAAGACATCTCGCGCAACCCCGAGAAGGTCAAACAGATGCTGTGCGAGAAAGTCCACAGCATTTCCCGCAGCAACCGTCGTTTCAGCGGTTACGGCAGCGCGCCTTCTGCCACGTCGGCACCGGCGCCATCTGCTGCACCCGCTGCACCGCGCAGTACCTCTGCCGAAACGCGACCGTCGCGTCCGGCACCCGCCCCTGCGCCTGCCCGTGCAGCGGCGCCGACGTCCCATCACCCCGCGCCAACGTCGGGTGCGCCCAAGCGCAAAGCCTACAAACTGGTGGCGATCGGCACGTCCACCGGTGGCCCCGTTGCCTTGCAGCGGGTGCTGACCCAACTGCCCGCCAACTTCCCGGCGCCCATCGTGCTGATCCAGCACATGCCGGCCGCCTTCACCAAAGCCTTCGCCGAGCGTCTCGACAAGCTGTGCCGCATCAGCGTCAAGGAAGCCGAGGACGGCGACATCCTGCGTCCCGGGCTGGCACTGCTGGCACCTGGCGGCAAACAGATGATGGTCGACGGTCGTGGCGCGGTGAAAATCCTGCCCGGTGACGAACGCCTCAATTACAAGCCCTGCGTCGACATTACCTTTGGCTCGGCAGCAAAATCCTACAGCGACAAAGTCCTCGCCGTCGTCCTCACCGGGATGGGCGCTGACGGCCGTGAAGGCGCGCGCCTGCTCAAGCAGAGCGGTAGCCAGATCTGGGCGCAGGACGAAGCCAGTTGCGTGATTTATGGGATGCCCATGGCGATCGTCAAAGCCGAGCTGGCCGACGCCGTTTACAGCCTCGACGATATCGGGCGCCACCTGGTTGAGGCCTGCAGCTGA
- the motD gene encoding flagellar motor protein MotD: MARRRRHEEHENHERWLVSYADFITLLFAFFVVMYSISSLNEGKYKVLSEALVGVFNEPERSIKPIPIGEQKPQTVRPADPLVQDSEQTDAALGQAADDPLKSIADDVNAAFGDLIASKQMTVRGNELWIEIELNSSLLFGSGDAMPSNQAFDLIDKVAKIIKPFDNPIHVEGFTDNQPINTGQFPTNWELSSARSSSIVRMLAMDGINPARLASVGYGEFQPLASNATADGRARNRRVVLVISRNLDVRRSLTGSGTTANAKPDAALRRAGTQTAPVPAKPPQGVKSSSSAP; encoded by the coding sequence ATGGCCCGCCGACGTCGCCATGAAGAGCACGAAAATCACGAACGCTGGCTGGTGTCCTACGCGGACTTCATCACCTTGCTGTTTGCGTTTTTCGTGGTCATGTACTCCATCTCGTCGCTGAACGAAGGCAAATACAAGGTGCTGTCCGAAGCGCTGGTCGGGGTGTTCAACGAGCCCGAGCGCAGCATCAAGCCGATCCCCATCGGCGAGCAGAAACCGCAGACCGTGCGGCCTGCCGATCCGCTGGTTCAGGACAGCGAGCAGACCGACGCGGCGCTGGGCCAGGCCGCGGACGACCCGCTGAAGTCGATTGCCGATGACGTCAACGCGGCGTTCGGCGACCTGATCGCTTCCAAGCAAATGACCGTGCGCGGCAACGAGCTGTGGATCGAGATCGAGCTCAATTCCAGCCTGCTGTTCGGCAGCGGCGACGCGATGCCGAGCAATCAGGCCTTCGACTTGATCGACAAGGTCGCGAAGATCATCAAGCCGTTCGATAACCCGATCCACGTCGAAGGCTTCACCGATAACCAGCCGATCAACACCGGCCAATTCCCGACCAACTGGGAACTGTCTTCAGCACGCTCCTCGAGCATCGTGCGGATGCTGGCCATGGACGGGATCAACCCGGCGCGGCTGGCTTCTGTGGGCTACGGCGAATTCCAGCCCCTGGCCTCCAACGCCACCGCCGACGGCCGCGCGCGCAACCGTCGCGTGGTGCTGGTGATCTCGCGCAACCTGGACGTGCGCCGCAGCCTTACCGGCTCAGGCACTACCGCCAACGCAAAACCCGATGCCGCCCTCCGTCGTGCTGGCACACAAACTGCACCAGTCCCCGCCAAGCCGCCGCAAGGCGTCAAATCTTCGTCATCTGCCCCTTAA
- a CDS encoding protein phosphatase CheZ, translating to MDSKDSTMGDFESTLKKHAQELVASLEKGKFGDAVQLIHELNQTRDRGLYQEVGKLTRELHSAIVNFQIDPNMPQAEEVSQITDATERLSYVVRLTENAANRTMDLVELSTPLMSGLSADAKSLSEDWGRFMRREISAEEFRDLARRVDVFLTRSEKETAEVSAHLNDILLAQDYQDLTGQVIKRVTTLVTEVERNLLKLVLMASQVDRFAGIEHDQEVFRQQKEQEKLHSKGEGPQIHADKREDVVSGQDDVDDLLSSLGF from the coding sequence ATGGATTCCAAAGATTCGACAATGGGTGACTTTGAGTCAACCCTGAAGAAACACGCACAAGAGCTGGTCGCGAGCCTTGAAAAAGGCAAGTTCGGCGACGCCGTGCAACTGATCCATGAGCTTAACCAGACCCGCGACCGTGGCCTGTATCAGGAAGTCGGCAAATTGACGCGCGAGCTGCACAGCGCGATCGTCAACTTCCAGATCGACCCGAACATGCCGCAGGCCGAGGAGGTCTCCCAGATCACCGACGCCACCGAGCGGCTGTCGTACGTGGTCAGGCTGACCGAAAACGCGGCCAACCGGACGATGGACCTGGTGGAGCTGAGCACGCCGTTGATGAGCGGGCTCAGTGCTGACGCCAAGTCGTTGAGCGAAGATTGGGGACGCTTCATGCGCCGCGAGATCAGCGCCGAAGAGTTTCGTGATCTGGCCCGCCGCGTCGATGTGTTCCTGACCCGCAGCGAGAAGGAGACCGCCGAGGTTTCCGCGCATCTGAACGACATTCTGCTGGCCCAGGATTATCAGGACCTCACCGGTCAGGTGATCAAGCGCGTGACCACGCTGGTCACCGAAGTCGAGCGCAACCTGCTCAAGCTGGTGCTCATGGCGAGCCAGGTGGACCGCTTCGCGGGCATCGAGCACGACCAGGAAGTGTTCCGTCAGCAAAAAGAACAAGAAAAACTTCACTCCAAGGGTGAAGGTCCGCAGATTCATGCCGATAAACGTGAAGACGTTGTATCCGGACAGGATGATGTTGACGATCTGCTATCCAGCCTCGGATTCTGA
- the fliA gene encoding RNA polymerase sigma factor FliA: MTASGYRMYSKSSKDSQYELIERYAPLVKRIAYHLLARLPASVQVEDLIQAGMIGLLEVSTKYDSTKGASFETYAGIRIRGAMLDEVRKGDWAPRSVHRNTRMVSDAIRAIEAKTGRDAKDHEVAAELEMSLDDYYGILNDTLGSRLFSFDDLLQDGEHEGLHEDGASQSLEPSRDLEDERFQAALAEAIANLPERERLVLSLYYDEELNLKEIGEVLGVSESRVSQLHSQCAARLRGRLGEWRARS, encoded by the coding sequence ATGACAGCAAGTGGCTATCGCATGTACAGCAAATCGTCCAAAGACTCCCAGTATGAGCTGATCGAGCGTTATGCCCCGCTGGTCAAACGAATCGCCTACCACTTGCTGGCGCGTCTGCCGGCCAGCGTGCAGGTCGAGGATTTGATCCAGGCGGGCATGATTGGCTTGCTCGAGGTTTCGACCAAATACGACTCCACCAAAGGGGCCAGCTTCGAGACGTACGCGGGTATTCGTATCCGTGGCGCGATGCTCGACGAAGTGCGCAAGGGGGACTGGGCGCCGCGCTCGGTCCACCGCAATACGCGCATGGTCAGTGACGCGATTCGTGCAATCGAAGCAAAAACCGGCCGTGACGCTAAAGATCACGAGGTTGCTGCCGAACTTGAAATGAGTCTCGACGATTATTACGGGATTCTGAACGATACCCTGGGCAGCCGCCTGTTCAGTTTCGACGACCTGTTGCAGGACGGCGAACACGAAGGGCTGCACGAGGACGGCGCGAGCCAGTCCCTGGAACCGTCGCGGGATCTGGAAGACGAGCGCTTCCAGGCTGCGCTGGCCGAGGCCATTGCCAACTTGCCGGAACGTGAACGCCTGGTGTTGTCGCTGTACTACGACGAAGAGCTGAACCTCAAGGAAATCGGTGAGGTTCTGGGGGTCAGCGAGTCGCGGGTCAGCCAGCTGCACAGTCAATGCGCGGCGCGGTTGCGCGGTCGCCTTGGCGAGTGGCGCGCACGTTCCTGA
- a CDS encoding ParA family protein yields MRVWAVANQKGGVGKTTTSIALAGLLAEAGKRVVVVDLDPHGSMTSYFGQDPDTLEHSSFDLFLNKGVVPDGLPGQLLLPTSDKRISLLPSSTALATLERQSPGQSGLGLVIARSLAQLWQDFDYAIIDSPPLLGVLMVNALAASQQLAIPVQTEFLAVKGLERMVNTLAMINRSRKVPLPYTIVPTLFDRRTQASMSTLKLLRDSYPEHVWNAFIPVDTRLRDASRAGLTPSQFDHKSRGVLAYRALLKHLLTEQLVGQVA; encoded by the coding sequence ATGAGAGTCTGGGCAGTAGCCAATCAGAAAGGCGGGGTCGGCAAGACCACCACCTCCATCGCTTTAGCCGGCTTGCTGGCAGAGGCGGGCAAGCGCGTGGTCGTGGTGGATCTCGATCCCCATGGCTCGATGACCAGCTATTTCGGGCAAGATCCCGATACGCTGGAACACAGCAGCTTCGACCTGTTCCTCAACAAAGGCGTGGTGCCGGACGGTTTGCCGGGCCAACTGTTGCTGCCCACCAGTGACAAGCGCATTTCGCTGCTGCCATCGAGCACCGCGCTGGCCACCCTAGAGCGCCAGTCGCCAGGGCAGAGCGGCCTGGGGCTGGTGATTGCCAGAAGTCTGGCCCAGCTGTGGCAGGACTTTGATTACGCGATCATCGACAGCCCGCCGTTGCTTGGCGTGCTGATGGTCAATGCCCTGGCGGCGAGCCAGCAACTGGCGATTCCGGTGCAGACTGAATTTCTCGCGGTGAAGGGCCTGGAACGCATGGTCAACACGCTGGCGATGATCAATCGCTCGCGCAAGGTGCCGCTGCCTTACACCATCGTGCCGACGCTGTTTGATCGCCGCACCCAGGCCTCGATGAGCACCCTCAAGCTGCTGCGCGACAGTTACCCGGAACACGTCTGGAATGCCTTCATTCCGGTGGACACGCGACTGCGCGATGCCAGCCGCGCGGGTCTGACCCCTTCACAGTTCGACCACAAGAGCCGTGGCGTGCTGGCGTACCGCGCGTTGCTCAAGCACCTGCTCACCGAACAGCTTGTCGGGCAGGTGGCCTAG
- a CDS encoding EscU/YscU/HrcU family type III secretion system export apparatus switch protein has protein sequence MSTPEQNPRQAIALSYDGHQAPTLTAKGDDALAEAILAIAREYKVPIYENAELVKMLARLELGDSIPQELYLTIAEIIAFAWRLKGKFPVGFDPDAGPVERDITPR, from the coding sequence ATGAGCACACCCGAGCAAAACCCGCGTCAGGCCATTGCCCTGAGCTACGACGGCCACCAGGCCCCGACGCTGACCGCCAAGGGCGACGACGCCCTGGCGGAAGCAATACTGGCGATCGCCCGAGAGTACAAAGTCCCGATCTACGAAAACGCCGAACTGGTCAAAATGCTCGCCCGCCTGGAACTGGGCGACAGCATCCCCCAGGAGCTGTACCTGACCATCGCCGAAATCATCGCCTTTGCCTGGCGCCTGAAAGGCAAGTTCCCGGTAGGGTTTGACCCGGACGCCGGGCCGGTGGAGCGGGATATCACACCGCGTTGA
- a CDS encoding chemotaxis protein CheW, with product MKKSSAQGSEDPILQWVTFRLDNESYGINVMQVQEVLRYTEIAPVPGAPSYVLGIINLRGNVVTVIDTRQRFGLDPVEVSDNTRVVIIEADKQVVGILVDSVAEVVYLRQSEVETAPNVGNDESAKFIQGVCNKNGELLILVELDKMMSEEEWSELESI from the coding sequence ATGAAGAAGTCGTCAGCACAGGGTTCCGAAGATCCGATTCTGCAATGGGTCACCTTTCGCCTGGACAACGAGTCGTATGGCATCAACGTGATGCAGGTTCAGGAAGTGCTGCGCTACACCGAGATCGCTCCGGTCCCGGGCGCGCCAAGCTACGTGCTGGGGATCATCAACCTGCGCGGTAACGTCGTCACCGTGATCGACACCCGTCAGCGCTTTGGTCTGGACCCGGTTGAAGTCAGCGACAACACCCGAGTGGTGATCATCGAGGCCGACAAGCAAGTGGTCGGTATCCTGGTCGACAGCGTCGCTGAAGTCGTTTACCTGCGTCAGTCGGAAGTCGAAACCGCGCCGAACGTGGGCAACGACGAGTCCGCCAAATTCATCCAGGGCGTCTGCAACAAGAACGGCGAACTGCTGATCCTGGTGGAACTGGACAAGATGATGTCCGAGGAAGAGTGGTCCGAGCTGGAGAGCATCTGA
- a CDS encoding flagellar motor protein — MDVLTLIGIILAFVAIIGGNFLEGGHLGALLNGPAALIVLGGTLAACLVQTPMSAFKRAMQIFIWILFPPRIDLAGGIDRVVSWSLTARKEGLLGLEAVADSEPDAYSRKGLQLLVDGAEPAAIRGILEVDFLTQESRDIQAAKVYESMGGYAPTIGIIGAVMGLIHVMGNLADPNQLGSGIAVAFIATIYGVASANLFLLPVANKLKAVAIRQSRYREMLLEGLLSIAEGENPRSIELKLQGFME; from the coding sequence ATGGATGTCTTGACGCTTATCGGGATCATTCTGGCGTTCGTCGCGATCATCGGCGGCAACTTCCTTGAAGGCGGGCACCTGGGCGCGCTGCTCAACGGCCCGGCTGCGCTGATCGTGCTCGGCGGTACGCTGGCGGCCTGTCTGGTGCAGACGCCCATGAGCGCGTTCAAGCGGGCAATGCAGATCTTCATCTGGATTCTGTTTCCGCCGCGCATCGATCTCGCCGGTGGCATTGATCGCGTCGTATCCTGGAGCCTCACCGCGCGCAAGGAGGGCCTGCTCGGCCTCGAAGCCGTGGCGGACTCGGAACCCGATGCCTATTCGCGAAAAGGCCTGCAGCTGCTGGTCGACGGCGCTGAGCCGGCGGCCATACGGGGCATCCTGGAAGTCGATTTCCTCACCCAGGAGAGCCGCGATATCCAGGCCGCCAAGGTCTACGAAAGCATGGGTGGCTACGCGCCCACGATCGGCATCATCGGTGCGGTCATGGGCCTGATCCATGTCATGGGCAACCTGGCCGATCCCAATCAGCTGGGCAGCGGTATCGCCGTCGCGTTCATTGCCACCATCTATGGCGTGGCGTCCGCCAACCTGTTTCTTCTGCCCGTGGCGAACAAGCTCAAGGCCGTGGCGATCCGCCAGTCGCGCTACCGGGAGATGCTCCTCGAAGGGCTGCTGTCGATTGCCGAGGGCGAGAACCCGCGCTCGATCGAACTGAAGCTGCAAGGCTTCATGGAGTGA
- a CDS encoding CheW domain-containing protein: MNRPLDIASRPQLALQNYLDALLYDATEELQVVESVDEFQAAVLEEQAHDARMRSAVAAAVAAALPVPQPAPMSRPAPVSLAYSAQPEPAAARVMERPVVMPPVILPPAIVPLVEPVVEAPVVEALVVEEPPTALVEPVVDVHLSAQRTPTPPPTGDERPAWAAEPFECLLFDVAGLTLAVPLVCLGSIYPLAGHDLTPLFGQPDWFLGILPSQAGNLKVLDTARWIMPDRYRDDFRQGLQYVISVQGYEWGLAVHQVSRSLRLDPNEIKWRTHRGQRPWLAGTVIEHMCALLDVSELAELIASGAVKQMKTHQ, from the coding sequence ATGAACCGCCCCCTGGACATCGCTTCACGACCACAACTGGCGCTGCAGAACTACCTGGACGCGTTGCTCTATGATGCGACCGAGGAGCTGCAGGTCGTCGAGTCCGTCGATGAATTTCAAGCGGCCGTGCTCGAAGAGCAGGCCCATGACGCACGCATGCGTTCTGCAGTAGCCGCTGCGGTGGCTGCCGCTTTGCCGGTGCCACAGCCCGCGCCGATGAGCCGGCCTGCGCCTGTTTCGCTGGCGTATTCGGCTCAGCCGGAACCTGCCGCCGCGCGGGTGATGGAACGGCCAGTGGTCATGCCGCCGGTGATTCTGCCGCCAGCCATCGTTCCGCTGGTTGAGCCGGTTGTTGAAGCGCCTGTGGTTGAGGCTCTGGTGGTGGAAGAACCGCCAACAGCACTGGTCGAGCCGGTTGTTGACGTGCATCTGTCCGCTCAACGCACGCCAACGCCGCCGCCCACTGGCGACGAGCGCCCGGCCTGGGCGGCCGAGCCGTTCGAATGCCTGCTGTTCGACGTTGCCGGTCTGACCCTCGCGGTGCCGCTGGTGTGCCTGGGTTCGATTTACCCGCTGGCAGGCCATGACTTGACGCCGCTGTTCGGTCAGCCGGACTGGTTCCTCGGGATCCTGCCAAGCCAGGCCGGCAATCTGAAGGTGCTGGACACCGCGCGCTGGATCATGCCGGACCGGTACCGCGACGATTTTCGTCAGGGCCTGCAATACGTGATCTCGGTTCAGGGCTATGAGTGGGGGCTGGCGGTGCATCAGGTCAGCCGCTCGTTGCGCCTGGACCCCAACGAAATCAAATGGCGCACCCATCGTGGTCAGCGGCCCTGGCTTGCCGGGACGGTGATCGAACACATGTGTGCGTTGCTGGACGTTTCCGAGCTGGCCGAGCTGATTGCCAGTGGCGCGGTCAAGCAGATGAAAACGCATCAATAA
- a CDS encoding DUF2802 domain-containing protein produces the protein MILDVAVIFLAVLWVASVAMFMAHTKRLRIQATQQLEADSLRDQRIRELARRLENYQSGTVRMGEELHELRSIIALLPDKITALEQRDPSTLSFAQAARLVGMGASIDELTQSCGLTQAEAQLMTKVHGHNRGT, from the coding sequence TTGATTCTCGATGTGGCGGTTATTTTTCTGGCGGTGTTGTGGGTCGCGAGCGTCGCGATGTTCATGGCCCACACCAAGCGCTTGCGCATCCAGGCCACCCAGCAGCTGGAGGCGGATTCGCTGCGTGATCAGCGCATCCGCGAGCTGGCTCGACGCCTGGAAAATTACCAGAGCGGGACGGTGAGAATGGGTGAGGAACTGCACGAGTTGCGTTCCATCATCGCGCTGCTGCCAGACAAGATCACTGCCCTTGAGCAGCGCGATCCCTCGACCCTGTCCTTCGCCCAGGCCGCCCGCCTGGTCGGCATGGGTGCCAGCATCGACGAACTGACTCAATCCTGCGGCCTGACCCAGGCCGAAGCGCAGCTGATGACCAAGGTGCATGGGCATAATCGGGGCACATGA